GCGGCTATGCCGAGGACGGACATGATGTGGTGATCGCCCATGGCACCCAGTTCGGTGCGTCCCTGATGGAGATCGCCCCGGACTTCCCGGACGTGACGTTCGCCTGGGGGACTGCCACTGACACGCAGGGCCTCGACAACGTCTTCGCGTATGCGCCTGCAGCCGACGAAGGTGGTTACGTCAACGGTTGGATCGCTTCTTCCCTCACCGAGACGGGAATCATCGGTGTGGTCGGGCCCATCGAGGCCGGCGACGCTGTCGCCTACATCAATGGATTCGAGGCCGGTGCCCTCGCTGGCGGAGCTGCTGAGGTGAACGTCACCTACACGGGTTCGTTTGGTGACGTGGCTCTGGCTGCCGAAGCTGCCGAGGCACACCTGGCCAACAACGCTGACGTCCTGACCGGCACCGCGCAGATGGTCGTTGGGGCGGTCGGTGTGGCCGCGGACAATGACGTTCCTTGGTTCGGCACGCAGGCCAACCAGACGTCGCTGGCCCCGGACCTGGTCGTTGCCTCGCAGGTGTACCACTGGGAGGTTGTGCT
Above is a window of Longimicrobiales bacterium DNA encoding:
- a CDS encoding BMP family ABC transporter substrate-binding protein → MKKWIRILALLSAVGMVAVGCGSDAESPAPTTAAPTTTASPTTTASPDAGPLRVAIVAPSASDDLAFSQSMVDSVNALDRDIDLSITDGTFIIEDAAAAIRGYAEDGHDVVIAHGTQFGASLMEIAPDFPDVTFAWGTATDTQGLDNVFAYAPAADEGGYVNGWIASSLTETGIIGVVGPIEAGDAVAYINGFEAGALAGGAAEVNVTYTGSFGDVALAAEAAEAHLANNADVLTGTAQMVVGAVGVAADNDVPWFGTQANQTSLAPDLVVASQVYHWEVVLEEMLSLRDSGVLGGQAFEINLANGGLVIEFNDAFALPAGVRDEADAMITDIGTGAV